AATGTTCCCTACATTGCATTCTCGTTTGACTAAACAACGTTGCTAGGGTGCTCGCGTTGTTGCAAGCACTCCAAGGTAGCGCCTATGTGGAGGCGGTGAACCCCTTTGGGGTAATTCCCATGATCCCATAGTGAATCGGGCTCGCTGCCATGTTGGAGTGCTTGCAACCAGCTAGCACTAAGCGCGTGCATTCTATCATTTTCCATGACTTAATGACCCTTTCAGATTAAAATTCTGAATTTTGTTGATTAGTTTTTGAAATTTAATGGACACTTTCATATAATGTGAACACTTTTAATTCTGTTCTCTTGGTTACCAGATTGGAAATAGAAGTATTGAAGTCCCTTAAGACTGTAGCAATTTGGGCTCGGGACCTTGTAGAATAGTTTTTAGTTTCTGGTGCTTGTATGTTTGACTGGATTTCGGATTGCAATTTGATTGTAGAAGTCACGTTTTCTGCTGTGGTTCTATATTTCAGGTGAGGCTCATGGATGAGGCTGGTTATGAGATTGGAAACTTAGATGCCACCTTGATTCTGCAAAGGCCAAAAGTGAGCCCGCACAAGGAGAATATCAGGGCAAACTTGTCTGAGTTGCTTGGGGCTGATCCATCTGTTATCAATCTCAAAGCGAAAACTCATGAGAAGGTTGACAGCCTTGGAGAGAACCGCAGTATTGCAGCTCACACCGTGGTACTTTTGATGAGGAAGTAAGAGAGGGCAATAGAGAGAACGAGAGGAGAGATTTTCTCCTCCAAACCTTGTAGTCTTTAAGTTGTAAGAATTCTACGATTCTCATTCTTACAGGGACCTCATTTCCCTATCACGCCAGAtggaaaaatagaaagaaaaaaaatgaaggacCATGGCATTGATGGCCCGTAATGGCCTAATGTTAAAGCTCCCATGTAATGTATTGCACTTGTtggtatagaaaatcattttgggTGTCAAGGACTACTTGTGTCTCCTCTATATATAAATATATGTGAATTTCCTGAAGATAACCTGTGACATCCTAGTAATTGGGTCTTGAAATTATTGTTTTGATTGATGTAGTGAGTGTAAAATTAAAATCTTAAGAATGCAGGGACTATTCTGAAGAAAATGAGCTAGCTGCTGAGGAGAACTTATCACAAGAAAAATCAGCCATGTTGACTTATCTCTATGCAGCCCCTGAGCAGGTATAAATGGCAGCCCCTGAGCAGGTATAAACGGATTCCCAATTCATTGTTACTGTTAGGACGGCTTGGTTTGTATCTAGTATTTGTCTCAACTGTTTCAAATTCAGAGGATGTAAAATTCCTTTCTGCTCTGTACATTCcatggatttttttcctttttgtcttGGTTTCTCCGTATTGGTCTCCATTAACAAGTGAAATCTACCCAGACCCATTTTCTATTAGCAATTTGTTTTTCTAAGTCTTTCCATGGAGATCAAAAGAGAAACTGCCACAACCTCAAAAAAACCGCCAGCAGCAGAGTCTCCTTTGCAATTCCGAATTGGTCATGGATTTGATATTCAGAAATTAGTGCCTGCTTGTCTTGGATCATCGGTAGCCAGTATATTCGTTACAGTCTAGGATGTGAAGcttctccaaaaggtaattgcttTTTCTTACAGTCAAGCTACAGTATTTGGACTGCGTAGTACAGAGAGAATAACTTGTTCTTCCTTCTATTGTCATAGTTTAAGAATTATGTTATTTGAATTGGTGATTTTGATACCATTTCTGCGGATGTGTTATACCAGGGCGTAGTCGATGCAATTTTGGGTGCGTTAGGGCTACCAGATGCTGAAGAAATGTTTCCATGGTTCGATCCAAAATGGGATGGTGCATCATCATCTGTTTTTGTTGCAGAAGCAGTAAGTTTTCACTATCTATTTTACTTCTTAGGCTTTCCTCTGGTATTCCGTTTCAGTTGTTTCAGACATGCATCTATTCCAAGACTAAATTTAACGTTACACGAAATAGATTCACCTTACAGTCTGAACTTAAATAAGAAAGAATGGTTTTTATTAGCATGATCTTATCAAATTACATAGATACAGGTTCAAAACTTATTCCATTAAGATGGAGGCGTTTCTCAGTTGTAATATGATGACTTATAATTTTCTTATTTGATGGAGTTTGAATGATTCGTTAATAGAACGGTTTATTCATTGCAGTTGTGATACTTACAGGTGAGGCTCATGAATGATGCTGGTTATGAGATTGGAAATTTAGATACTACTTTGATCCTGCAAGAACCATACCTACAACTCAGTGCAATCAAGGAAACCATCAAAACCAACTTATCTAGAATTTTAGGAGTTTATGTATCTGTTGTCAGTTTCAAACAAAAAGCTCATAGAGTTGTTGACAGCAATGACAGAAATGTCTCAGCTCACagtgtagttcttcttgtgaggAAGTGGGAGAGACATAGAAATTTTAGTCACAAGAATGGTGTATTAATGTTGTAACCCTCTGTCAAAGCTTAGAATAAAAATTGAGCTGTTGGTGGTCTATCTGGCGGATTTGTTATTAACCTTTGGAGTTTCTTTTATAATTCAGTTAGAAAATACTATGAATATACTGTTTCTAATAAAGCATCTTTGCAGAGTTAAAGTTGCGTCACATTTAAACGTCCTGTATAACTTACAAGTAGTACAAACAATAATGTAGAAGTATATTAACTTGTAACCAGTTTTGATTCTGTTGTAGTCATCGTCCATGCATATGCATATAGCATGGTATGACAATACACCTACAAGGGTTGTTAATGTAGTACTGATTTTCTTATTCGAGGAGTTCATAGTGCGTACTGAAATTTACCGTTTTAGTATACTGCCATCATAGAtcgaaggaagaaaaaaaaaacagctaACTCACACTTGGTTGGTTTCTTTTTCTGAGTAGAGTTAGCTTACTTTAGGAGGGAGCTGCAATTGGAGATAAGCTGAAAATGGAAAAACTTTTCAAAAGCAACTTCATATGCCAGCTAGCTACAACTATATGATTCAGCAGTACAAGGACTCCTTACCTGATTTTCATCACAAATCCACCTTGATTCATTGTTGAATGTCAGATGCATGCCAGTTATAGTAGCTCCAAATTCAGGTATGCTCTTGACTTGAGTAACATCACTTTTTACAGAATTAGAACTCTCTTACGGTTGAAATTGCTCCACATGAATTTCTTTTCACCTACTTTCTCCTTAATTTCTACCTTGCCATCTATTCACTGAAATCTCTCCTGTTGAGGCTTAAGTGAATAGGCATTCTAATTTTATAATGTTACTAATAATCATAGAAATAATAAGTTCTTCAACAACTTCActaatcacaaaacaaacaagaaGTAGTAGACACTAATGGGAGTTTATCATTTCAACTACTCCCATATAAAACCATGATTAGTAGATTTCAACTAAAACTATGTGCTAACTAAGATTTCTGATCGTCTATTCTTAGAATAACGTATACTCTGGCTGTTTGAAATTTAGGAACTTGTTACTATATGAAAACAACCTCAACAGATGTCACAGCATAGGTTGGCTATTGAGCATGACTAGTTGTTGAAAAGCTTTAGTTTTTGATGACTGGGGTAAATCCCTTTTATAGTTAATTTTTCATGTTTCTAAATTTAGGAAGGcctttctttttcaaaaattaggtttCTGCTTTTTTGAATATATGTaaaggttagagtcatttaaggaAGCAAGGTAATTAGAGGGGTTAAGAGTCGTTTAAGGATTACTTAATCTGTTCTATTTGGACTTATGGGTTTGTAAAAGAATATCTTTCATCACCTTCCATTGATACACTTTTCTTCAAAAAGCTATACTGATCTCACTTTGTCCACTTATGATCAATGGAATCACCATAAGCATGATGCTCAGATTATATAATACTTCAAACCAATCAAAGCCTGAACTCCCTCATCTTCCAATCTCTTTTGGGTTGGATTTTCACTACAATTTTTTAGTTCTTCATTTTCCAGAACACAATCTTCACAAAGCTACTAGCTGTAGTTGAAGTCAACTAACATTTTGTTCAAAGAAAGAACATCAATGGCAGCAAATGATGTACCATGTTGCCAATCCATGTTTTGGATATATCTTGTCATATGCGTAGCTCTTGTTTTATTTGCAGGTCTAATGTCTGGACTAACACTTGGACTAATGTCTCTTAGTCTTGTAGACCTTGAGGTTCTTAGTAAGGCCGGCAAGCCGCAAGATCGGAAAAATGCAGGTTACTGCTGAACTCATAATCTGCGTTACCTTTACACTCTTCTTACCCTTTAACTCTGTGTTTGGAGATTGTTTGGTTCAATTGTTTACTCTTACGGTATGCAGCCAAAATTCTGCCAATTGTGAAGAACCAACACTTGCTCCTTTGTACTCTCCTCATTGGAAATGCATTAGCTATGGAGGTAATGATACGTATCTTACTACGGGTATGAGTTCTGGTCTGGATGAACTAATGATGTGTGTTTGTTCTTTTTAAGGCTCTTCCGATTTTTCTCGATTCAATTGCGCCAGCTTGGATTGCTATAGTAGTATCTGTAACTCTCATACTTGCCTTTGGTGAGGTAAAATAATCATAACCAAAGTTTCTGTTTCCATGAAGTTCATAGGTGCAATTCATATCGAACTATGGAatgatttgtttttcttgtttgtaGATCGTTCCACAAGCTGTGTGTTCACATTATGGATTGAGTGTTGGAGCAAAAATGGTTCTAGTTGTTAGGTTACTTATGGTGATCTTTTTCCCAATCACATATCCAATTAGCAAAGTAAGTTCATCCTCATGTGGTGAAAGAACGATACACAACAAACATAATAATGATGACATTTTGTACCATCTTCACTTATAATGACATTGGCAGTGGTTTCTTTTTCTGGCAGTTGTTAGATTGGCTACTTGGGAAGGGCCACTCTGTGCTTTTAAGACGAGCCGAGCTAAAGACGTTGGTTGATATGCACGGAAATGAGGTTAGTTTCTCGTATTTCATGAATTAAGCTCTATTTTCTTCATGTTTGCTGAGTACCTGTAATGTAATCTTTCATTGCCTTGGAGAAATCTTATTGTATACTATCGTGGTCATTGTTAGGCTGGAAAAGGTGGGGAACTCACCCACGATGAAACTACTATTATAACTGGAGCTCTGGATTTAACAcaaaaaactgctaaagattccaTGACACCAATATCTGAGACATTTTCACTTGATATAGACTCCAAACTTGACGTGTAAGTGCCTAAAGCTTATTCACTTCAGTATTGATCTGTTCAAAGTTATGTAAATTTTCCTTTCCAGCTGATTTTTTTTCTGCTGTTACTCTTTAGACGTACAATGTGTATGATAATGAGCAAGGGACACAGTCGTATACCAGTTTTCTCTGGCAATCCAACAAATATAGTCGGCCTTATTCTGGTATGCGCTTAAGATTCTTGTTTTATCCAAGAGCTAGTTGCTCAATTGTGGTGTTATACAAACATATGAAGTGTTTCTCTTGTTTTCAGGTTAAGAATTTGATCTTCTGCAACCCTGCAGACGAGATATTAATCCGAAACACCACTATCAGAAAAATACCGAGGTACAGATATTCCATGTTATTAAAATGGGATTAATCCTTTCTAAATTTCATTAATCATCATTGCTGTAATCATAGCTGACGATATAAATATTATGTCTGGCAGGGTTCAGGATGATTTGCCGTTATATGAAATACTTAACGAATTCCAGATGGGTCATAGTCACATGGCAGTCGTCGTAAAATCCATGAAAAAAGATATGGAAACCCCTGACAGTACAAAAGACAGCATGTCAGATACAATATCAGGCTTGAACAAAAAACGAACCCAACAAGACCAAAATGGTGCTAGATCATTATTCATCATTcatgtttttatgtttttatttgaaTTATTCAATCTGTTCCAATGAAGGTAATGAGGTATTTGTTTCTGTATTCACAGGAAGGGTCTCTGATTCAGTTATTATGATTGATGCTGAAAAACGTAGTCCTGCAACAAGGAACAGCAACACCGAACGATGCAAAGAATTGGATTCACCGATAAAGAAAATGGAACGAGTTGGGGATCTAGATGATATCGTCAATTATGCAGATTTGGATTCTCTGTCGGCTGACTCTGCAGATGAAGAAGTCATTGGAATCATAACAATGGAAGATGTTATTGAAGAATTACTGCAGGTAAAAAATTTCACAACCATCCTATTTGAACAGCCCTTTTAGTGGAGAACTCTGGCCAGCAGGCAAGTGAGGGGCGGTATTTCTAAGAAGTGGGGGACAAGCAGGCAATACTGCATCTAGGGTCTACAAAAAGGACCGGCTTCCCCTCACACCGCCGTGTTTAACATCTTTGCCCCTCCAGAGGTGTCCACAAAAAGGGTTGTCCGAACGGCAGGATTGGAACTTCATTCTGAAATTTTAAATTTCATACTTTCTAATCTCATTTACTCCCACGCCATTTTAGATTAAACCATCGACTTTCTCAACTTTGTAGGAAGAAATATTTGATGAAACAGATCAGTCTGTTGATGTCCAAAACAAGTAAGTAAAAACTATGTTTTCGCTCTAATCTCTAATTGCTGCTAAAATCTTGGTTTTACTGACTTCGGGAGATGGGGATTGTCTCTGATTTCGTTAGCAGGATAACTACAATACCTGGGAGAATGTCATCATCGTCACCAAACTCTTCATCATCACCAAGCACCCCAGCAGGCAGATTCTCGGTTTATCATGTTCAGAAAAGGAATCAGCTAGCATCTCCACTTCATCCATATTACCAAACTCCTATAATCCATTCACCTGTTTCTCCCTACATTCAGTCCCCTGTGGTCAGACCATCTCTATGTAGCTCCCCTCTGAAGTCCCTTACGCCTTCTCCAGCTGAACATATAACCATTAGCCGAGACTCCCCAAATCGAGTAAGTCATCCAGTCTCCATACTTGAATTTTGTGTCTTTAAATGTCGATATCCTTTCTCTAACCGGACTTATTTGTCTTTGCTCTTTCCTTTTTGACAATCAGGCAGCAAGAAAACCATACGAGAAACTACGAAAACTCGAAAGCGTGTGACCTGTTCCTCTTTACTATCATATCAGTAAGGTTGGTCTTGGCCTTTTTGAGGTAGCTGCAGCAGCTTAAGAAACTCCCCATTATGGCCCTGAGAATTGTATTAGGCTTTATTACCTAATTATTATAATACACATAATCATTTGCTGTAACTTGTCCTTTAGGAACTAACTATAAGTGTGGACATGGTTCTGCCATGGCCATCACTGGCTTCATGtccaaaaagaacaagaagactTTGACTGTCTTTTAGTCCAAGTCAACTTAAAATAATTGCATTTGTTTTGTATCACTAATCTCATGGCTAGGACAAAAACTGAACCAGCTAATCTCATGGTTGACCTTGACTTGCACCCTCACTTTTTGGTGTAAATTTGAGTAACATCCCTGCCtaagatatttttcttttgctcctTAAACAAGCACCCTCAGTTTTTAGTGTAAATTTGAGGAACATCCCTACTTTTTTGCCCCTTTATTTTTTTCTGTGCTTCCAAAGTTGAAATTGTGAAGCTCAGTAGCCTGAGCATTCAGGGTCTAGATTAAAATCAAACTTAAAAACTTTGATTCATAAACATACGAGATAGCTATTCGAGGATTTCAAAATCGGGCAACATTTTTTGGTTATTCAGATGGAGTGCTACCAAAATAAAATGGcttttcatgaaattttaataTCATCAAAACGAGATTAGGTGTACGTATTAATTAAGTCATGATGTTACATACATTATGACGTATGCGATGTGGATTAGTCAACAAGGATGGCTCCATGAACAACCAAACAAGTTGAAATGTATTAAGACCTAAACTTTTTCTTGACAATGAATGTAATATCCATTGCAAGAGAAAAGGACTAAAATTGGACCACATGACCATGTATCATCCATTACATCGCCTCGCCACAACAAGATGGTGGGCGGCTTTCAAATGTAAACTCTAAATTTTAATCAAGTTTAGCCTAATATGGTGACAAAGAACTAGTTCATGTTAGCAATATGGTGGATGGTTGGTcacaagaaacaagtaaataagcaGCATTTCGACATAGGATCGATGTGAAGATAAATTAGCAGGCCCGTTGTGTTCGTTTTGACGTTTTACCACACATAGCATAGGTAAACATTTTTACTTTTACTTATAATCCGTTAAAGAACAAGGATTGAATATCAGTACTATAAtgaatacaaaaacaaaaatatataattaTAAATATATTTTGGGAACATCTGTTTACGCTTGTTTTATTTATATCTGTTGTTAGAAATTTAAATGATCAGAATGAATCTAGTGTGTAATTTTGGAATAAAATACATGCTTAACTAGCTTAGATATATTAGATTAAAGTGAGCACATAGATGACGATTATTAAGAAGATAAAAATGGAGTCCCTATCATTACAGGACATTCTTTGGACTGTAATGGATGGACGACTTTTCTCCACGAATTTAattataaataaaatattaatgtcttgtcttttttttttcacaaaattggtcaaaaagaccaattgCAACAAATCGTGTGTGAAATATATACTTAGGTTTAGATATTGTTCATAtagccaaaaaaacaaaaaaatactgttcatttagccaaaatggatatttcacccagaatcttttttatttattaacctgAAGAGACAAATATGTCCCTATCTTCTACAAATATTTACAGCGTTGGGTTAGTAAAGGTTGGAAAATAAATAGAGTACTACTACTACAAAAAACAAAGTACTACTACTACCAAAAACAGAGTACTACAAAAAAAACAGAGTGGTACAAAAATCAGAGTACTACTACCACAACAGAGTACTACAAAAAAAACAaagtactacaaaaaaaaaaaacagagttccaaCTTCTTATGCTTCTTTTACTCCTTCCTCTGGAAGaacaaaaactgaaaaaaaaaaacagagcaaaAAAACAGAGTACACGTATTTTATTTGATATATGCTTAGTCGGGATAAAACACACATACATGGGAACTACCTACCATAATCTGAGATTCAAGAACATGACTCAGCCACATCAATCTCTgcaaggaagaaaaaaagagCATCACCGGCGAACAATACCGCACACCACCTGTTCGTTTATGTCTTTCTAACTGAAATAGGGTTAGTATTTTCATCTCTAATCACATATGCCTCTGGGATCACTACAGATTAGATATAGAAATACTAACACATATCAATTGGGAGTGGACATATGAATCACGTTGGACACAGAATGCGAACATCCCCAGCTTAAGTGCAGAtatttcaaagatcatcttcatttCCCTGCACCAGAAATATGCAAAAGTTAATAATATATCAGTGACCCTATAAGAGATTTCCGAGAGGCATAGTTTGTAAGAAAAATGGTGAGCatattaaagaaaaagagaaaatcaaaaacaCCTGGAAATTAActttacataaaaaaaaacccTGAAGATTATCTATTGGATTCCTTTGGGTGGGATTTAGTTGGGGAATATAAGCCTAACTGAAGACACAAAACCCCTATCATCGATTTTATCCTTATCAATTTCAATAACAACAAATTTTTAATGAGTCAAATACCTCTAAACCCAAAAGCTTAATCGAAACTTTGGATTTTAAATTTTATAGCTAGGGTTTGACGAACCTTtacctcaacaacaacaacaatgacattAGGTAGATACAATCTTTTAAGAGGCTTGGTCTTTTCTCTGCAAGTATCAAAGCACACACACCAGAACTCATTGCCCCATTGTTGTAGCTTCTCTGGTAGCAACACCAGCAACAGCTCTGCAACCACCACTGAAAAACATAACCTAAGAGCAGTAACATATGTATGTCTAAACTCTAAAGCCAAAATTATATACTACCAAATATATATGCAAGCGGTAAGCGTTATTTTACAGCAAGTGAATGCAACAAAGACTGAAGTTGTGAATCTCATTTGTAGCGGTAGTACTGTCAGGACAACGAACACTTTTCCTAGTGGTAGTAAGATAATCCGCATAAACTGTCGTTAAGAAAGTAGGACTTGTAACGAACAATAAAGTATTAAGGCAGATAAAAGTATAGAAAGTCAGTCAAtaaaacatgatgaaactggtttcatcccatCCTAAATatcgatgaaaccaaatttaactaaatttaaaacaggatgtaactggtttcatcctagtttaaacatgggtgaaaacaaattcaaaaaattttaaaacatgatgaaactggtttcatcccagCCTAAATatcgatgaaaccaaattcaactaaatttaaaacatgatgtaactggtttcatcctagtttaaaatgggtgaaaccaaattcaacccaatttagtataggatCCTAGTTTAAAgtgggtgaaaccaaattcaacccaatttagtataggatgaaacccaatttcatcctaggatgaaaccaaattccaTCCTTTGGTTCTTTACATCTATCTTCGTGGTTAGTCTATACACAAGATTTTGCAGTCTCTTTACCTCTTCATGTAAACAGGTTTCCATCAAACTCGAAGTAGCGATAATCTATACGGCAAACAATAACAATGAGACGAAAATTAAGTTACTGCTCTTAGCTTATGTTTCATCCAAAAGAAACACAAGATGAAAACAAGAACAATCAAACCAAATCTGCTCTGACGACATGTCAATAGTGGGCAACACAAGATGAAACAGTGTTTCATCCAAAGGAAACACATGATGAAACCAGAATCATCCAGTGGAAGCAGATGCTGGAACCGGAAAATGCATCGGAACGTGCACTAAGATGAGAAATATTCAACAGAAACTCAATTGCATCATATTTTATACTACTATGTACACAAATTCACAAAATGCAAATTAGTGTGTTTACAGATCGATACATTAACAAGAAAATTGACATATACATTTCACATTTATAAACAATGAAACCAGTTTTGTTCTAGTTTACATAGAAATAAAACCAATTTTATCATGTTATTGAACAAGAACCCTTAcctaaaaggaaaagaaaaatgagtaTATCCACATttccagaagaagaaaaaaatcaatcaatttacaCATTAAAACAGGACAGTTTAAAACTGGATGGAATCATATTCAAGACCCGATTGACATGAACTGAAGAGAAATGCTACACTGACCTCTTGATATTAGTTGGAGATGGCTCAGGGATTACTGCCTCCATATAAGCCTCAGTTAACTCCTGCTTGATTTGAGTTATCCGAGGAGCTTTAAAATCCATATACACCCTTTGAAATAAAATGATCACAACACAAACATACAACACCAATGCCCCAATTCTCTTTGATTCCCAATTCTTAACATCCTAAGCATAAttccaagaaaaaaaatgttcattttcGCATCCAAAATGACAGCAAAGTGTACAAAATGGTATGAATTGAAGAAAAGGGTTATACCTTTCAGTGGTCAAGCTTGTTCCAATCAACAAACCCAGGTAGCAATTCAAACCTAAAACGATGAATCACAGCCCCACTCTTGTTTTTCACATCACTAACAAACAAAATCACTTTTCCTATTATCTTCATTTAAATCAAATCCAGTTTCTTTTTTCACTGATTTACCAAA
The nucleotide sequence above comes from Papaver somniferum cultivar HN1 chromosome 8, ASM357369v1, whole genome shotgun sequence. Encoded proteins:
- the LOC113304116 gene encoding 2-C-methyl-D-erythritol 2,4-cyclodiphosphate synthase, chloroplastic-like → MALMARNGLMLKLPCNVLHLDYSEENELAAEENLSQEKSAMLTYLYAAPEQDVKLLQKGVVDAILGALGLPDAEEMFPWFDPKWDGASSSVFVAEAVRLMNDAGYEIGNLDTTLILQEPYLQLSAIKETIKTNLSRILGVYVSVVSFKQKAHRVVDSNDRNVSAHSVVLLVRKWERHRNFSHKNGVLML
- the LOC113304193 gene encoding DUF21 domain-containing protein At2g14520-like isoform X1; this encodes MAANDVPCCQSMFWIYLVICVALVLFAGLMSGLTLGLMSLSLVDLEVLSKAGKPQDRKNAAKILPIVKNQHLLLCTLLIGNALAMEALPIFLDSIAPAWIAIVVSVTLILAFGEIVPQAVCSHYGLSVGAKMVLVVRLLMVIFFPITYPISKLLDWLLGKGHSVLLRRAELKTLVDMHGNEAGKGGELTHDETTIITGALDLTQKTAKDSMTPISETFSLDIDSKLDVRTMCMIMSKGHSRIPVFSGNPTNIVGLILVKNLIFCNPADEILIRNTTIRKIPRVQDDLPLYEILNEFQMGHSHMAVVVKSMKKDMETPDSTKDSMSDTISGLNKKRTQQDQNGRVSDSVIMIDAEKRSPATRNSNTERCKELDSPIKKMERVGDLDDIVNYADLDSLSADSADEEVIGIITMEDVIEELLQEEIFDETDQSVDVQNNRITTIPGRMSSSSPNSSSSPSTPAGRFSVYHVQKRNQLASPLHPYYQTPIIHSPVSPYIQSPVVRPSLCSSPLKSLTPSPAEHITISRDSPNRAARKPYEKLRKLESV
- the LOC113304193 gene encoding DUF21 domain-containing protein At2g14520-like isoform X2, which produces MAANDVPCCQSMFWIYLVICVALVLFAGLMSGLTLGLMSLSLVDLEVLSKAGKPQDRKNAAKILPIVKNQHLLLCTLLIGNALAMEALPIFLDSIAPAWIAIVVSVTLILAFGEIVPQAVCSHYGLSVGAKMVLVVRLLMVIFFPITYPISKLLDWLLGKGHSVLLRRAELKTLVDMHGNEAGKGGELTHDETTIITGALDLTQKTAKDSMTPISETFSLDIDSKLDVRTMCMIMSKGHSRIPVFSGNPTNIVGLILVKNLIFCNPADEILIRNTTIRKIPRVQDDLPLYEILNEFQMGHSHMAVVVKSMKKDMETPDSTKDSMSDTISGLNKKRTQQDQNGRVSDSVIMIDAEKRSPATRNSNTERCKELDSPIKKMERVGDLDDIVNYADLDSLSADSADEEVIGIITMEDVIEELLQEEIFDETDQSVDVQNKITTIPGRMSSSSPNSSSSPSTPAGRFSVYHVQKRNQLASPLHPYYQTPIIHSPVSPYIQSPVVRPSLCSSPLKSLTPSPAEHITISRDSPNRAARKPYEKLRKLESV